The following are encoded in a window of Chloroflexota bacterium genomic DNA:
- a CDS encoding penicillin-binding protein 2: MDRSPDDITRQRWVILIVLFSACAIFLTLSLVVSQFVKVGASPQDEASPGSIRLPRGALADRNGFLLAFDVFEYDVEASPAGLSSEKRDKLADALAPLLNKPRDEIRALLETNSAYVTLATHQSGSVEPEIKNIRESFGPVVKTVPHPVRYYPEGSLAAHVLGFVNADPGGCYGVEEYYQQDLHREPVPLAKLGPAAWDDIQASDTLLVLTIDRYAQRIVEEELDAAIKQTGAKSGQAIVMLAKSGEILAMASRPTYTPAEYWKAQANTWLNPNVSEIYEPGSIFKPITYAAALDTQTISASELFYDPGVIEVGGRKIYNWDKVGHGTVDIVEALGNSLNVVAATITQRMGKERFYTYVRRFGFGQLTEIDLAGEAPGIVKTPYDNPLYSDSDLGTNSFGQGISVTPIQMISAISSIANGGVLMSPQVVRRKIVGGRVIELQPRVIRRTVSSQTAETLTRILVRVVDEYLVKAKVPGYSIAGKTGTAEIPIGGAYDPNDYIASFVGYGPASDPQLVILVKLDRPQTVRSGEGAAAPVFQRIAARLFQYLAIPPDRAK; encoded by the coding sequence ATGGATCGCTCGCCAGATGACATCACCCGACAGCGATGGGTCATCCTCATCGTGCTGTTCAGCGCGTGCGCCATCTTCCTCACACTGTCGCTCGTGGTGAGCCAGTTCGTGAAGGTTGGCGCGTCGCCGCAGGACGAAGCCTCACCCGGCAGCATCCGACTGCCGCGCGGCGCTTTGGCCGACCGCAACGGGTTCCTCCTGGCCTTTGATGTCTTTGAATACGACGTGGAAGCAAGTCCTGCCGGGTTGAGTTCGGAGAAACGCGACAAACTCGCCGACGCCCTGGCCCCCCTCCTCAACAAACCGCGGGATGAGATCCGCGCCCTCCTGGAGACGAACAGTGCCTACGTAACGCTCGCCACCCATCAGAGCGGCTCCGTAGAGCCAGAAATCAAAAATATCCGTGAGTCGTTTGGCCCGGTAGTCAAGACCGTGCCCCACCCCGTCCGCTACTATCCGGAGGGATCGCTTGCTGCCCATGTCCTCGGCTTCGTCAACGCGGACCCGGGCGGGTGCTACGGCGTGGAGGAGTACTACCAGCAGGACCTGCACCGCGAGCCTGTCCCCCTGGCCAAGTTGGGGCCGGCCGCCTGGGACGACATCCAGGCCTCCGACACCCTCCTCGTCCTCACCATTGACCGCTACGCGCAGCGCATCGTGGAGGAAGAACTGGACGCCGCAATCAAGCAGACTGGCGCCAAGAGCGGCCAGGCTATCGTAATGCTCGCCAAGAGCGGCGAGATTCTGGCCATGGCCAGCCGGCCCACGTACACCCCGGCGGAGTACTGGAAAGCGCAGGCCAACACGTGGCTGAACCCCAACGTCTCCGAGATCTACGAACCCGGCTCCATCTTCAAGCCCATCACCTATGCCGCTGCCCTGGACACCCAGACCATATCCGCCAGCGAACTCTTCTACGATCCCGGCGTCATTGAAGTCGGCGGCCGCAAAATCTACAACTGGGACAAAGTGGGCCACGGCACGGTGGACATCGTGGAGGCCCTCGGCAACTCCCTGAACGTCGTTGCTGCCACCATCACCCAGCGCATGGGCAAGGAGCGATTCTACACATACGTCCGACGGTTCGGGTTCGGCCAACTCACCGAAATTGACCTGGCCGGCGAAGCGCCCGGCATCGTCAAAACGCCCTACGACAACCCCCTGTACTCCGACTCGGACCTGGGCACCAACTCGTTCGGGCAGGGCATCTCGGTTACGCCCATCCAAATGATCTCGGCGATCTCGTCCATCGCCAACGGCGGCGTCCTCATGTCGCCCCAGGTGGTTCGTCGCAAGATCGTGGGCGGGCGCGTGATAGAACTCCAGCCCCGCGTGATTCGCAGGACGGTCAGCAGCCAAACCGCCGAGACCCTCACCCGAATTCTGGTGCGCGTGGTGGACGAATATCTGGTCAAGGCGAAGGTTCCCGGCTACAGCATCGCCGGCAAGACCGGAACCGCCGAGATTCCCATAGGCGGCGCGTACGACCCAAACGACTACATCGCTTCGTTCGTGGGCTACGGCCCCGCCAGCGATCCGCAACTGGTGATCCTGGTGAAACTGGACCGGCCCCAGACCGTGAGGTCCGGCGAGGGAGCCGCAGCGCCGGTCTTTCAGCGGATCGCGGCGCGCCTGTTCCAGTATCTGGCCATCCCGCCAGACCGTGCAAAATGA
- the mraZ gene encoding division/cell wall cluster transcriptional repressor MraZ translates to MFLGEYLHTIDDKGRLTIPSKYRAYLEDGMVATRGLDRCIVVYPMAEWRSLVDKIMGLPSTPRPTREYARLIFSAAADLRADRQGRILIPAVLYNYAEIDSEAVIIGMSNRFEIWQPKRWAEYRKTMEQDAEFIADKLAEHGLAI, encoded by the coding sequence ATGTTTCTCGGTGAGTACCTGCATACTATTGACGACAAGGGTCGCCTTACCATCCCGTCCAAATATCGGGCCTACCTAGAGGACGGAATGGTCGCTACACGCGGGCTAGACCGCTGCATCGTCGTGTACCCGATGGCCGAATGGAGGTCCCTGGTGGACAAGATCATGGGGCTCCCCTCCACTCCCCGCCCAACCCGCGAATACGCGCGCCTGATTTTCTCCGCCGCGGCAGACCTGCGCGCCGACCGTCAGGGGCGCATCCTGATACCTGCTGTCCTTTACAACTACGCCGAGATTGACTCCGAGGCAGTCATCATCGGCATGTCCAACCGATTTGAAATCTGGCAGCCCAAGCGCTGGGCAGAATATCGCAAGACCATGGAGCAGGACGCCGAGTTCATCGCCGACAAACTGGCCGAACACGGCCTCGCCATATAG
- the murG gene encoding undecaprenyldiphospho-muramoylpentapeptide beta-N-acetylglucosaminyltransferase, with protein sequence MLTGGGTGGHVYPALAVAQALRASGHGDEVWYMGRGNSIEQTLAERAGLPFVAVPAAPVRGAGPVRLVVNVANLVRGTYRAAGALRRLRPDAIFATGGYVSVPVVVAGWLLRIPSLIYLPDMEPGLAVRVLARIATRVAVTAQEAARHFRAAKVIVTGYPVREEFLALDRASARRALSLSDDKIVLVFGGSRGASALNKAVEVALEEILELAQLVHVCGEGDYPALSARRASLPADKQARYHLFAYLHDLPAAVVAADLVVSRAGASVLGEFPAAGVPSILVPYPYAGRHQMVNARYLAEHGAALVMENDRVGEDLLPAVRSLLAEDARREAMRENARRLAQPDAARALARALRALPTAKGG encoded by the coding sequence ATGCTTACGGGGGGAGGTACCGGCGGCCACGTGTATCCAGCACTCGCCGTCGCCCAGGCGCTACGCGCCAGCGGGCACGGTGATGAGGTCTGGTACATGGGCCGCGGCAACAGCATAGAGCAGACGCTGGCCGAACGGGCCGGATTGCCGTTCGTGGCCGTTCCGGCTGCGCCGGTGCGTGGGGCCGGCCCCGTGCGGCTCGTGGTGAACGTGGCGAACCTCGTCCGTGGCACCTATCGGGCTGCGGGCGCGCTCCGCCGCTTGCGCCCCGACGCCATCTTCGCCACGGGGGGATACGTCTCGGTGCCGGTTGTGGTGGCAGGTTGGCTGCTGCGCATCCCCAGCCTTATCTACCTGCCGGACATGGAGCCGGGGCTGGCGGTCAGGGTCCTGGCGCGCATTGCCACGCGCGTGGCCGTAACGGCGCAAGAGGCCGCCCGCCACTTCCGCGCCGCCAAGGTCATCGTTACCGGCTACCCGGTGCGGGAAGAGTTTCTGGCGCTGGATCGGGCATCGGCACGGCGGGCGCTGTCGCTTTCCGACGACAAGATCGTGCTCGTCTTCGGCGGGAGCCGTGGCGCGAGCGCGCTCAACAAGGCCGTGGAGGTCGCGCTGGAGGAGATTCTGGAGTTGGCGCAACTGGTGCACGTTTGCGGCGAGGGCGACTACCCTGCCCTGTCGGCCAGGCGCGCGTCGCTGCCTGCCGACAAACAGGCGCGCTATCACCTGTTCGCCTACCTGCACGACCTGCCCGCGGCAGTGGTGGCCGCCGACCTGGTGGTCTCGCGTGCGGGCGCGTCGGTGCTGGGCGAATTCCCCGCCGCGGGCGTGCCGTCCATCCTGGTCCCCTACCCGTATGCGGGGCGGCACCAGATGGTCAACGCGCGCTACCTAGCCGAGCACGGCGCGGCCCTCGTGATGGAGAATGACCGTGTGGGCGAGGACCTGCTGCCCGCCGTCCGCAGCCTATTGGCGGAGGACGCCCGCCGCGAAGCCATGCGCGAGAACGCCCGTCGCCTGGCCCAGCCCGACGCGGCACGTGCGCTTGCGCGGGCTTTGCGGGCGCTGCCTACCGCCAAGGGGGGGTAG
- a CDS encoding UDP-N-acetylmuramoyl-tripeptide--D-alanyl-D-alanine ligase: MLTLGDIIQAATGIETKGTPGSERPVRDVVIDSRQAGPDRLFVGLKGESADGSDFADDAIAKGAVAVLVSRAPATAAQVWTRDTAHDRITPPVAIVVPDTLWTLQEVAAYWRRRMRVRVVGVTGSVGKTVTKELTAAVLSRRYVTLRNEGNLNNEIGLPLTLLKVTPKTEYAVLEMGMYALGEIARLAEIAMPALGIVTNVEPVHLERLGSIERIAQAKSELVQALPADGVAILNGDDPRVRSMAALTRARVFTYGLTPDCDLYASDVESQGLEGIRFRLHYRGDTIHARAALLGTHSVHTALAAAAVALNEGLSWQEIMAGLMDVSAQLRLIATPAIRGALILDDTYNASPKSTIAALNLLAELKGRRIAVLGDMLELGALEEEGHRKVARRAIEVVSRLIAVGKRGRIIGEEALACGMSPQDVVIVDSNEEAIRVLSDWIQEGDIILVKGSRGMHMEDIVKALRAER; this comes from the coding sequence ATGCTCACCCTAGGCGACATCATCCAGGCCGCAACCGGCATAGAAACGAAAGGCACGCCCGGCAGCGAGCGCCCCGTCCGAGACGTGGTCATTGACTCGCGGCAGGCCGGCCCCGACCGGCTGTTCGTCGGCCTGAAAGGCGAATCCGCCGACGGTTCGGACTTCGCGGACGACGCCATCGCCAAAGGCGCGGTGGCCGTCCTCGTCTCGCGCGCCCCGGCCACGGCGGCCCAGGTCTGGACCCGCGACACCGCGCACGACCGCATCACTCCGCCCGTCGCCATCGTCGTGCCCGACACCCTCTGGACGCTGCAGGAGGTCGCCGCCTACTGGCGCAGGCGCATGCGGGTGCGCGTTGTGGGCGTTACGGGAAGCGTGGGCAAGACTGTTACCAAGGAACTCACCGCGGCGGTCCTTTCTCGGCGCTACGTAACGCTGCGGAACGAGGGCAACCTCAACAACGAAATCGGCCTGCCCCTGACCCTGCTGAAAGTTACGCCCAAGACCGAATACGCCGTCTTGGAGATGGGCATGTACGCCCTGGGCGAAATCGCGCGCCTGGCCGAAATCGCCATGCCCGCCCTCGGCATCGTTACCAACGTGGAGCCTGTCCATCTGGAGCGGCTGGGGTCCATTGAGCGCATCGCGCAGGCCAAGTCGGAACTGGTGCAGGCGCTGCCCGCCGACGGCGTCGCCATCCTCAACGGCGACGACCCGCGCGTGCGGAGCATGGCCGCCCTGACCCGCGCCAGGGTCTTCACCTACGGTCTCACGCCCGACTGCGACCTCTACGCCTCCGACGTAGAAAGCCAGGGCCTGGAAGGCATCCGTTTCCGCCTGCACTACCGCGGCGACACCATCCACGCCCGCGCGGCTCTGCTGGGTACGCACTCGGTCCACACGGCCCTGGCCGCCGCCGCCGTCGCCTTGAACGAGGGCCTCTCGTGGCAGGAGATCATGGCGGGGCTTATGGACGTGTCGGCGCAACTGCGGCTCATCGCCACGCCCGCCATTCGCGGCGCGCTCATCCTGGACGACACCTACAACGCAAGCCCCAAGTCCACCATCGCCGCGCTGAATTTGCTCGCAGAACTGAAGGGACGTAGGATAGCAGTTTTGGGCGACATGCTAGAACTGGGCGCCTTGGAAGAAGAGGGACACCGCAAGGTCGCGCGAAGGGCCATTGAGGTCGTGTCCCGCCTCATCGCCGTTGGCAAGCGTGGGCGCATCATCGGCGAAGAGGCGCTGGCGTGCGGCATGTCGCCGCAGGACGTGGTCATCGTGGACTCCAACGAAGAGGCCATCCGCGTCCTGTCCGATTGGATTCAAGAAGGGGACATTATCCTAGTCAAGGGATCTCGCGGCATGCACATGGAAGACATCGTGAAGGCCCTGAGGGCCGAGAGGTGA
- the murD gene encoding UDP-N-acetylmuramoyl-L-alanine--D-glutamate ligase — MYSDETDFRNRTVTVIGAAREGTALTRFLCEQGARVILSDIRTEEALAAHLDTIRDLPVDLRLGGHPESILDTDVVFVSPGVPLEIPILREAVRRGIPLSSETRLFVRLCPAPIIGITGSSGKTTTTAMTGEMLKQAGFRTFVGGNIGRPLIGHLREIQSTDKVVMELSSFQLEMLGASPHIAAILNITPNHLDRHPDMASYIAAKREILAHQAADDIAVLGYDNAVTRDLAGACHGRAFFFSRKERVPAGSYLDGDALTIRLDGAPERICARGDLRLRGEHNLENALAASLLARLAGAPAEAIARVCATFPGVEHRLEFVATVRGAHFYDDSIATTPERTVAALRSFTEPIILLAGGRDKHLPWEEMADLTVRRVRHLILFGEAAGLIERAVSEAVQRAEGPTTLRAVHVVRRLEEAVPLAADLSQPGDVVLLAPGGTSFDAFRDFAERGQRFKELVRGLQSQAANPDQE; from the coding sequence ATGTATTCAGACGAGACGGACTTCCGTAACCGAACAGTAACGGTCATCGGGGCGGCCCGCGAGGGCACGGCTCTGACGCGCTTCCTGTGCGAGCAGGGCGCGCGCGTCATCCTCAGCGACATCCGGACCGAGGAAGCCCTCGCCGCCCATTTGGACACCATCCGCGACCTGCCCGTTGACCTACGCCTGGGCGGCCACCCCGAGTCCATCCTGGACACCGACGTGGTCTTCGTGAGTCCAGGCGTCCCGCTGGAGATTCCCATCCTGCGCGAGGCCGTCCGCAGGGGCATCCCCTTGAGCAGCGAGACGCGGCTCTTCGTCCGCCTGTGCCCCGCCCCCATCATCGGCATCACCGGCAGCAGTGGCAAGACGACCACCACCGCCATGACCGGCGAGATGCTGAAGCAAGCGGGGTTCCGCACCTTCGTCGGCGGCAACATCGGGCGGCCGCTCATCGGCCACCTGCGCGAAATCCAGTCCACCGACAAAGTCGTCATGGAACTGTCCAGTTTCCAACTGGAGATGCTGGGCGCGAGTCCCCACATCGCCGCCATCCTGAACATCACGCCCAACCACCTGGACCGCCACCCCGACATGGCCTCGTACATCGCGGCCAAGCGCGAGATTCTGGCGCACCAAGCGGCGGATGACATCGCCGTTCTGGGCTACGACAACGCCGTAACCCGCGACCTGGCGGGCGCTTGCCACGGGCGCGCTTTCTTCTTCAGCCGCAAGGAGCGCGTGCCCGCCGGCAGTTACCTGGACGGCGACGCGCTGACCATCCGCCTGGACGGCGCGCCGGAGCGCATCTGCGCGCGCGGAGACCTGCGCCTGCGCGGCGAGCACAATCTGGAGAACGCGCTGGCGGCGTCGCTCCTGGCGCGACTGGCGGGCGCTCCGGCCGAAGCCATCGCGCGCGTCTGCGCTACCTTCCCTGGCGTGGAGCATCGGCTGGAGTTTGTCGCCACCGTCCGCGGCGCGCACTTCTACGACGATTCCATCGCCACCACGCCCGAACGCACGGTTGCCGCCCTGCGCTCGTTCACGGAACCCATCATCCTGCTGGCCGGCGGGCGCGACAAGCACCTGCCCTGGGAGGAGATGGCCGACCTCACCGTGCGGCGCGTGCGACACCTGATCCTGTTCGGCGAGGCGGCGGGTCTGATAGAGCGGGCCGTGTCCGAAGCCGTGCAGCGCGCGGAGGGGCCGACCACGCTCCGCGCCGTCCACGTCGTGCGACGGCTGGAGGAGGCCGTGCCGCTGGCCGCCGACCTGTCGCAGCCGGGCGACGTGGTGCTTCTGGCCCCTGGGGGCACGAGTTTTGACGCCTTCCGCGACTTCGCCGAGCGCGGACAGCGGTTCAAAGAATTGGTGCGCGGCCTGCAATCGCAGGCAGCCAACCCCGATCAGGAGTAA
- a CDS encoding FtsW/RodA/SpoVE family cell cycle protein codes for MATRIRKNRMDVPLLITTAALVLFGLTAVWATSVSDAMLWSEGQEPLQFVLGQLKWLIIGLIVAVAVYVIGYRRLARLVPALAIAVLLLLIAVFFFGKSDYGAYRRLELFGFSVQPSEIAKPILILYLARWLSSKRDKLNDVDAGLIPFLILVGIYLALILLQPNLSNAIILALVSVTMLYLAGAATRQVLAVIAGGGVLTFVVAMLIPYQRARILGFVRGGESSAAIQNRFLETLTRSAGMFGHGVEKLQQQAELVRGAHMDFIFAFVTYGFGVFVALVLLAAFLYFGYRATRIAQHAQSELGMLAAAGIGVWILLQALIHIGVNVGVLPITGLTLPFISYGGTSLLACLMGTGILLSISGDTQRKETKSSAAYAYGGRYRRPRVSSTRRRPGATRQRAR; via the coding sequence ATGGCTACGCGCATCCGCAAGAACAGAATGGACGTCCCGCTGCTCATCACGACGGCGGCGCTGGTCCTGTTCGGCCTGACGGCGGTATGGGCGACCTCCGTCTCCGATGCCATGCTCTGGAGCGAGGGACAGGAGCCTCTCCAGTTCGTCCTGGGCCAGTTGAAATGGCTTATCATCGGACTTATCGTTGCAGTCGCGGTATACGTGATTGGCTATCGCCGATTGGCACGGCTGGTTCCCGCCCTCGCAATCGCCGTTCTGCTCTTGCTGATCGCCGTCTTTTTCTTTGGCAAATCCGACTACGGTGCCTATCGCCGACTGGAACTGTTTGGCTTTTCCGTGCAGCCCAGCGAGATCGCCAAACCCATCCTCATTCTCTACCTGGCGCGCTGGCTCTCGTCCAAGCGCGACAAACTCAACGACGTAGACGCGGGTCTCATCCCCTTCCTCATCCTGGTGGGCATCTATCTGGCCCTCATCTTGTTGCAGCCCAACCTGTCCAACGCCATAATCCTGGCTCTGGTCTCGGTTACCATGCTCTACCTGGCCGGGGCCGCGACGCGGCAGGTGCTGGCAGTCATCGCGGGCGGCGGCGTCCTGACGTTCGTCGTCGCCATGCTCATCCCCTACCAGCGCGCGCGCATCCTCGGCTTCGTCCGCGGGGGCGAAAGCAGCGCCGCCATCCAGAACCGGTTCCTGGAGACCCTGACCCGATCGGCAGGCATGTTCGGGCACGGGGTGGAGAAACTCCAGCAGCAAGCCGAACTGGTGCGCGGCGCTCACATGGATTTCATTTTCGCCTTCGTAACTTACGGGTTTGGCGTTTTCGTCGCGCTGGTGCTGCTGGCGGCCTTCCTATACTTCGGCTATCGCGCGACGCGAATCGCCCAGCACGCGCAGTCCGAACTCGGCATGCTCGCCGCGGCGGGCATCGGCGTCTGGATTCTCCTGCAGGCGCTCATCCACATCGGCGTGAACGTGGGCGTGCTGCCCATCACCGGCCTCACGCTGCCCTTCATCAGTTACGGAGGCACGTCTCTGTTGGCGTGCCTTATGGGTACAGGGATTCTGCTCAGCATCTCCGGCGACACACAGCGCAAGGAGACAAAATCCAGTGCGGCTTATGCTTACGGGGGGAGGTACCGGCGGCCACGTGTATCCAGCACTCGCCGTCGCCCAGGCGCTACGCGCCAGCGGGCACGGTGA
- the rsmH gene encoding 16S rRNA (cytosine(1402)-N(4))-methyltransferase RsmH, whose amino-acid sequence MDEPAHTPVLLDEVVEALAIRPSGWYVDCTVGLGGHSRAILEASRPGGRLLGLDADARSLELARLRLADFGERAILVHANFRDLEHVARDNGVDAANGIVMDLGLSSWQLADSARGFSFHDDGGLDMRFDPSEGVSAADLVNSLGEDELAALIWRYGEEPKARPIARAIVRARPIATAGQLAEVIARAAGRRGRIHPATRTFQALRIAANRELESLEAALPQAVRLLAPGGRLAVISFHSLEDRIVKTFFRNESRDCICPPGIPQCVCGHRATLRTITKKPITPSPREVNANPRARSAKLRVAERLPDTK is encoded by the coding sequence ATGGATGAGCCTGCGCACACCCCCGTACTCCTGGACGAAGTCGTAGAAGCGCTGGCGATTCGGCCATCGGGCTGGTACGTGGATTGCACGGTGGGATTGGGAGGGCACAGCCGTGCCATTCTGGAAGCCTCCCGGCCGGGCGGCAGGCTACTGGGGCTGGACGCCGACGCCCGATCCCTGGAACTGGCGAGGCTGCGGCTGGCGGACTTCGGAGAGCGCGCCATTCTGGTGCACGCCAACTTCCGCGACCTGGAACACGTCGCCAGAGATAACGGGGTGGATGCCGCAAACGGGATCGTGATGGACTTGGGACTCTCATCGTGGCAACTTGCCGACAGCGCCAGGGGCTTCTCGTTTCACGACGATGGCGGCCTAGACATGCGGTTTGACCCGTCGGAAGGCGTGAGCGCTGCCGACCTAGTCAACTCGCTGGGCGAGGACGAACTGGCAGCCCTCATCTGGCGCTACGGCGAGGAACCCAAGGCGCGGCCCATCGCTCGGGCCATCGTGCGGGCACGGCCCATCGCCACCGCCGGCCAACTGGCCGAAGTCATCGCCCGCGCGGCAGGGCGGCGCGGCCGAATCCATCCGGCCACGCGCACCTTTCAAGCGTTGCGGATCGCGGCCAACCGCGAGTTGGAGAGCCTGGAGGCGGCGCTGCCTCAGGCGGTGCGGCTCCTGGCGCCAGGGGGGCGGCTGGCGGTCATCTCCTTTCACTCGCTGGAGGACCGCATCGTCAAAACGTTCTTTAGAAACGAATCCAGGGATTGCATCTGCCCGCCGGGGATACCGCAATGCGTCTGCGGGCATCGCGCAACCCTGCGCACGATTACGAAGAAGCCCATCACGCCCAGCCCGCGCGAGGTGAACGCCAACCCGCGGGCCAGGAGCGCCAAGTTGCGCGTCGCAGAAAGGCTGCCGGACACGAAATGA
- a CDS encoding phospho-N-acetylmuramoyl-pentapeptide-transferase, translating into MASSLTLGTISFLLAVFWGGPLIRVLKKYRIGKQIRVDGPSSHMVKMGTPTMGGLMMIIPVLLITAALNLPNLRGLDLIGRSILLPMGVMLAYGILGAIDDLAGVRGTRGTGLLARYKFLWQVLIALVAALGLHFALGLRSVAIPTIPYKIDIGLWYLPVAVFIIVGSTNAVNLTDGLDGLAGGTVAIAFTAYGIIAYLQGQVYLVNFCFTVVGATLAFLWYNAHPAMLFMGDTGSLALGATLGTVALMTGQWLLLPVVGIIFVAEALSDILQVLYFKLTKGKRIFKMAPIHHHFELKGWSEVQVTLRFWFIAMLAAMLGVALALI; encoded by the coding sequence TTGGCCAGTTCACTGACGTTGGGAACCATATCCTTCTTGCTGGCGGTTTTCTGGGGCGGGCCTCTTATCCGAGTGCTCAAGAAGTACCGCATCGGCAAGCAAATCCGCGTGGACGGCCCGTCCAGCCACATGGTCAAGATGGGCACGCCCACCATGGGCGGCTTGATGATGATCATCCCCGTGCTCCTCATCACCGCCGCCCTCAACCTGCCCAACCTGCGGGGGCTGGACCTCATCGGGCGGTCCATTCTCCTGCCCATGGGCGTCATGCTGGCCTACGGCATCCTGGGCGCCATTGACGACCTGGCTGGCGTTCGCGGCACGCGCGGCACCGGCCTTCTGGCACGCTACAAGTTCCTTTGGCAGGTGCTCATCGCCCTGGTCGCGGCGCTGGGCCTCCATTTCGCGCTGGGCCTGCGCAGCGTCGCTATCCCTACCATCCCCTACAAGATAGACATCGGCCTCTGGTACCTGCCCGTCGCCGTCTTCATCATCGTGGGCAGCACCAACGCCGTCAACCTGACCGACGGCCTGGACGGGCTGGCGGGCGGCACGGTCGCCATCGCCTTCACCGCCTACGGAATCATCGCCTACCTCCAGGGGCAGGTTTATCTGGTCAACTTCTGCTTCACGGTTGTGGGGGCCACGCTGGCATTTCTCTGGTACAACGCCCATCCGGCCATGCTCTTCATGGGCGACACCGGATCTCTGGCCCTGGGCGCCACGCTGGGAACCGTCGCCCTGATGACCGGCCAGTGGCTCCTGCTGCCCGTCGTGGGCATCATCTTCGTGGCCGAGGCGCTGTCCGACATCCTGCAGGTGCTGTACTTCAAACTCACCAAGGGGAAGCGCATCTTCAAGATGGCGCCCATCCACCACCACTTTGAACTCAAGGGCTGGTCGGAGGTGCAGGTAACCCTCCGGTTCTGGTTTATCGCCATGTTGGCCGCCATGCTTGGCGTAGCGCTTGCGTTGATCTAG